In a single window of the Delftia tsuruhatensis genome:
- a CDS encoding response regulator transcription factor, with protein MARVAAGANVQSMQLLLVEDDTAMRTTLQRTLIRRGIQVETAADGPSALAQWLVREPDAVVLDLSLPGLDGLQVLEQARGQGLRTPVLILTARGTVGDRVLGLNAGADDYLAKPFDLDELEARLRALLRRSSDSFAPKPPPETIAMGALRYDKASGAIHRDGEVMELTPRELALMHALLARPGHAVAKERLFALVFPGESDVQYEAVEVVAYRLRKKLSGTGVQLVTLRGLGYLLKAQAA; from the coding sequence ATGGCCCGCGTCGCGGCCGGTGCTAACGTGCAGTCCATGCAATTGCTGCTTGTAGAAGACGACACCGCCATGCGCACCACGCTGCAGCGCACGCTGATACGGCGCGGCATCCAGGTGGAGACGGCGGCCGACGGCCCCTCGGCCCTGGCGCAATGGCTGGTACGCGAGCCCGACGCCGTGGTGCTGGACCTGAGCCTGCCCGGCCTGGACGGCCTGCAGGTGCTGGAGCAGGCGCGCGGCCAGGGCCTGCGCACGCCGGTGCTCATCCTCACGGCGCGTGGCACCGTGGGTGACCGCGTGCTGGGCCTGAACGCGGGCGCGGACGACTACCTGGCCAAGCCCTTCGATCTGGACGAGCTGGAAGCCCGGCTACGCGCCCTGCTGCGCCGCAGCAGCGACAGCTTCGCGCCCAAGCCCCCGCCCGAGACCATCGCCATGGGCGCGCTGCGCTACGACAAGGCCAGCGGCGCCATCCACCGCGATGGCGAGGTGATGGAGCTGACCCCGCGCGAGCTGGCCCTGATGCATGCGCTGCTGGCCCGCCCCGGTCATGCGGTGGCCAAGGAGCGCCTGTTCGCCCTGGTCTTCCCCGGCGAGTCCGATGTGCAGTACGAGGCCGTCGAAGTCGTCGCCTACCGGCTGCGCAAGAAGCTGTCAGGCACGGGCGTGCAACTGGTCACCCTGCGCGGCCTGGGCTATCTGCTCAAGGCGCAGGCCGCCTGA
- a CDS encoding RNA-binding S4 domain-containing protein: MSENESMRLDKWLWCARFYKTRSLAVEEIGKGRITVNGALVKPAREVRCGDTVALRQGQIPRTVVIRGLSGMRGPAPVAQALYEETAESLAERERLAEQRRLAPEPASSIASQHEGRPTKRDRRQIDQVRERSHWDSRWSASIDDLDRR, from the coding sequence ATGAGCGAAAACGAATCGATGCGTCTGGACAAATGGCTGTGGTGCGCGCGCTTCTACAAGACGCGCAGCCTGGCCGTGGAGGAGATCGGCAAGGGCCGCATCACCGTCAACGGCGCCCTGGTCAAGCCCGCGCGCGAGGTGCGCTGCGGCGACACCGTGGCGCTGCGCCAGGGCCAGATCCCGCGCACCGTGGTCATCCGCGGCCTGTCCGGCATGCGCGGCCCGGCCCCCGTGGCCCAGGCCCTGTACGAGGAAACCGCCGAAAGCCTGGCCGAACGCGAGCGGCTGGCCGAGCAGCGCCGACTGGCCCCCGAGCCGGCCAGCAGCATCGCCAGCCAGCATGAAGGCCGCCCCACCAAGCGCGACCGTCGCCAGATCGACCAGGTGCGCGAACGCAGCCATTGGGACAGCCGCTGGAGCGCCTCCATCGACGACCTGGACCGGCGCTGA
- the guaD gene encoding guanine deaminase, translating to MMNSSSPLGWALLCTAFDAPSPDALRIQQDVLIVVDGNGMIDAVLERDHPRRAVLEAAHAAAGTLARLPEGQYLLPGMVDLHVHAPQWPQSGKALDVPLEVWLQEYTFPLEARYGDAGFAAQVYDSVVRTLLANGTTTAMYFGTIHAVGNQVLAERCLALGQRALVGKVAMDEPTQCPSFYKDASAVEGIKETERFIDWLRGHPDNGQQRVLPAITPRFIPSCTDELLRGLGALAQRTGAHVQTHCSESDWAHAHVLQRQGMTDAHALHAFGLLTRRTVVAHANFLTPEDVALMACTGASVAHCPLSNFYFANSVFPARGGRAQGLGMGLATDISGGYSPSMFDACRHAMTASLALHEGVEPDLSAARRGRAGHGQQARIDHVFALWLATAAGGSALDLPIGRIEPGCAMDAIAVDCLAPDSNVQIWPGQDGPADILQKIIHHATRANVASTWVQGACVHQRHRHGPA from the coding sequence ATGATGAATTCCTCTTCTCCACTGGGCTGGGCCCTGCTGTGCACCGCCTTTGATGCCCCCTCCCCGGACGCACTGCGTATCCAGCAGGACGTGCTGATCGTGGTGGACGGCAACGGCATGATCGATGCCGTGCTGGAGCGGGACCATCCCCGCCGCGCCGTACTGGAGGCCGCGCATGCGGCCGCAGGCACCTTGGCGCGCCTGCCCGAGGGCCAGTACCTGCTGCCCGGCATGGTGGACCTGCATGTGCATGCGCCGCAGTGGCCGCAAAGCGGCAAGGCGCTGGACGTGCCGCTGGAAGTCTGGTTGCAGGAATACACCTTCCCTCTGGAGGCCCGCTACGGCGATGCCGGCTTCGCCGCCCAGGTGTACGACAGCGTGGTGCGCACCCTGCTGGCCAATGGCACGACGACCGCCATGTATTTCGGCACCATCCATGCCGTGGGCAACCAGGTGCTGGCCGAACGTTGCCTGGCCCTGGGCCAGCGCGCCCTGGTGGGCAAGGTCGCCATGGATGAGCCCACGCAGTGTCCTTCCTTCTACAAGGACGCCAGCGCCGTGGAGGGCATCAAGGAGACGGAACGCTTCATCGACTGGCTGCGCGGCCATCCCGACAACGGGCAGCAGCGCGTGCTGCCGGCGATCACGCCGCGCTTCATCCCTTCATGCACGGACGAACTGCTGCGCGGCCTGGGCGCACTGGCACAGCGCACGGGCGCCCATGTGCAGACGCATTGCTCGGAAAGCGACTGGGCCCATGCCCATGTGCTGCAGCGCCAGGGCATGACCGACGCGCATGCGCTGCACGCCTTCGGCCTGCTCACGCGCCGCACGGTGGTGGCCCACGCCAACTTCCTGACGCCCGAGGACGTGGCGCTGATGGCGTGCACGGGGGCTTCGGTCGCGCACTGCCCGCTGTCCAACTTCTACTTCGCCAACAGCGTGTTCCCGGCCCGTGGCGGCCGCGCTCAGGGATTGGGCATGGGGCTGGCCACGGACATCTCGGGCGGCTACAGCCCCAGCATGTTCGATGCCTGCCGCCATGCCATGACAGCCTCGCTGGCCTTGCACGAGGGCGTGGAGCCGGATCTGTCGGCCGCGCGGCGCGGCAGGGCCGGGCATGGGCAGCAGGCGCGCATCGACCATGTCTTCGCGCTGTGGCTGGCCACGGCGGCGGGTGGCAGCGCGCTGGACCTGCCCATAGGGCGCATCGAGCCCGGCTGTGCCATGGATGCCATCGCCGTCGATTGTCTTGCGCCGGACTCCAATGTGCAGATCTGGCCCGGGCAGGACGGTCCGGCCGACATCCTGCAAAAGATCATCCACCATGCCACGCGCGCCAATGTGGCCAGCACCTGGGTGCAGGGCGCATGCGTGCACCAGCGCCATCGCCACGGCCCGGCCTGA
- a CDS encoding sensor histidine kinase encodes MRDPGLPLPAPARTRSASSWSLRRQLLTGILVPVILFIGFNTWSLYHQTRASLNTAYDRTLLASAKSISEQLDVTGYDEAARLHAIVPYSALEIFEADNQSRMFYRVSTLDGEMVSGFAELPMWHGVIPQRPPYAALVDFYDDQFRGRPVRVAVLLQPVASSEGRGMAVIQVAETLELRETLALQILRTTLARQALLVAAVALIVVFVVQRATQPVRQLSSDLRARPRGDLSPLAAPAAPRELQPLLEAINQLMLRLRQLLSDQKRFVRDASHQLRTPLAVLKAQLQSAQRADVPAEQAFEEIGATVERATRLANQMLALAKVEQLRQEDSTQPAPPAPSPLDEVVRDVAIELSPLIAEQDIDFSIDTEPCPVPAHEWMLRELTRNLLHNAIRHMPAGGSLHISVHQAGSQAVLSLRDSGPGIDSELAQRLFQPFSAGNARSGSGLGLAICHEIVQTLGGAIELRNIYRQGLVCGLHAHVALPMPQATGERPAPRAQ; translated from the coding sequence ATGCGTGATCCCGGCCTGCCCCTTCCCGCCCCGGCGCGCACGCGCTCAGCGTCCTCCTGGTCGCTGCGCCGCCAGCTGCTGACGGGCATCCTCGTGCCGGTCATTCTCTTCATCGGCTTCAATACCTGGAGCCTGTACCACCAGACGCGGGCCTCGCTGAACACCGCCTATGACCGCACGCTGCTGGCCTCGGCCAAGAGCATCAGCGAACAGCTGGACGTGACGGGCTATGACGAGGCGGCGCGGCTGCATGCCATCGTGCCCTACTCCGCGCTGGAGATCTTCGAGGCCGACAACCAGAGCCGCATGTTCTACCGCGTCTCCACGCTGGACGGGGAAATGGTCTCGGGCTTCGCCGAGCTGCCCATGTGGCATGGCGTCATCCCGCAGCGCCCGCCCTATGCGGCCCTCGTCGACTTCTACGACGACCAGTTTCGCGGCCGCCCCGTGCGCGTGGCCGTGCTGCTGCAGCCCGTGGCCAGCTCCGAGGGGCGCGGCATGGCCGTGATCCAGGTGGCCGAGACCCTGGAGCTGCGCGAGACGCTGGCCCTGCAGATCCTGCGCACCACGCTGGCGCGCCAGGCCCTGCTGGTGGCGGCCGTGGCACTGATCGTGGTCTTCGTCGTGCAGCGCGCCACCCAGCCCGTGCGCCAGCTCAGCAGCGACCTGCGCGCGCGCCCGCGCGGCGACCTGAGCCCGCTGGCCGCGCCTGCCGCGCCGCGCGAGCTGCAACCGCTGCTGGAGGCCATCAACCAGCTCATGCTGCGGCTGCGCCAGTTGCTGTCGGACCAGAAGCGCTTCGTGCGCGATGCCTCCCACCAGTTGCGCACGCCCCTGGCCGTGCTCAAGGCCCAGCTGCAGTCGGCCCAGCGCGCCGATGTGCCGGCCGAGCAGGCCTTCGAGGAAATCGGCGCCACCGTGGAACGCGCCACCCGGCTGGCCAACCAGATGCTGGCCCTGGCCAAGGTCGAGCAGCTGCGCCAGGAAGACAGCACCCAGCCCGCACCGCCCGCGCCCAGCCCGCTGGACGAGGTGGTGCGCGACGTGGCCATCGAGCTGTCGCCGCTGATCGCCGAGCAGGACATCGACTTCTCCATCGACACCGAGCCCTGCCCCGTGCCCGCGCACGAATGGATGCTGCGCGAGCTCACGCGCAACCTGCTGCACAACGCCATACGCCACATGCCCGCGGGCGGCAGCCTGCACATCAGCGTGCACCAGGCCGGCAGCCAGGCCGTGCTCAGCCTGCGCGACAGCGGGCCGGGCATAGACAGCGAACTGGCGCAGCGGCTGTTCCAGCCCTTCTCGGCCGGCAATGCGCGCAGTGGCTCGGGCCTGGGCCTGGCCATCTGCCACGAGATCGTGCAGACGCTGGGCGGTGCCATCGAGCTGCGCAACATCTATCGGCAGGGCCTGGTCTGCGGACTGCATGCCCATGTCGCGCTGCCGATGCCGCAGGCCACTGGCGAGCGACCGGCGCCGCGCGCACAATAG
- a CDS encoding tripartite tricarboxylate transporter permease, with translation MEIFDALLAGFATAITPANLLWALVGCALGTAVGVLPGIGPAVAVAMLLPITAKVDVTASMIFFAGIYYGAMYGGSTTSILLNTPGETASMVTAMEGNKMAKSGRAGAALATSAIGSFVAGTVATVVVTLFAPSVADFAVKLGPPEYFMLMVLAFTTVSAVLGQSALRGMTALFLGLALGCIGMDQISGAARYTMGKMELLDGVDIVLVAVGLFAVAEVLYAAMYEGKVVESQNRMGRVHMTGRDWKRSWPAWLRGTVIGTPFGCIPAGGTEIPTFLSYATEKKLAKGEDRAEFGTKGAIEGVAGPEAANNATVTAALIPLLTLGIPTSNTTAVLLGAFQNYGINPGPQLFSSSAALVWALIASLYIGNLMLLVLNLPMVGLWVKLLKIPRPQLYAGILIFATVGAYGMRQSAFDLFLLYGIGVLGVVMRRFDFPTAPVVVGMILGPLAEAQMRNAVSIGEGSWWIFLQRPMSLTLIIIVACVLIVPRVLKRLQPKPSPEAAAG, from the coding sequence ATGGAAATCTTCGACGCACTGCTGGCGGGCTTCGCCACCGCCATCACACCGGCCAACCTGCTGTGGGCCCTGGTCGGCTGCGCGCTGGGCACGGCCGTGGGCGTGCTGCCCGGCATCGGCCCCGCCGTGGCCGTGGCCATGCTGCTGCCCATCACCGCCAAGGTCGATGTCACCGCATCGATGATCTTCTTCGCGGGCATCTACTACGGCGCCATGTACGGTGGCTCCACCACCTCCATCCTGCTGAACACGCCCGGGGAAACCGCGAGCATGGTCACGGCCATGGAGGGCAACAAGATGGCCAAGAGCGGCCGCGCGGGCGCCGCGCTGGCCACTTCCGCCATCGGCTCCTTCGTGGCCGGCACCGTGGCCACCGTGGTCGTCACGCTGTTCGCGCCCTCGGTGGCCGACTTCGCCGTCAAGCTGGGCCCGCCCGAGTACTTCATGCTCATGGTGCTGGCCTTCACCACCGTCAGCGCCGTGCTCGGCCAGAGCGCGCTGCGCGGCATGACGGCCCTGTTCCTGGGGCTGGCGCTGGGCTGCATCGGCATGGACCAGATCTCGGGCGCCGCGCGCTACACCATGGGCAAGATGGAACTGCTGGACGGCGTGGACATCGTCCTCGTGGCCGTGGGCCTGTTCGCCGTGGCCGAAGTGCTGTACGCGGCCATGTACGAAGGCAAGGTCGTCGAGTCGCAGAACAGGATGGGCCGCGTGCACATGACCGGCCGCGACTGGAAGCGCTCCTGGCCCGCCTGGCTGCGTGGCACCGTCATCGGCACGCCCTTCGGCTGCATTCCCGCCGGCGGCACCGAGATCCCCACCTTCCTGAGCTATGCGACCGAGAAGAAGCTGGCCAAGGGCGAGGACCGCGCAGAGTTCGGCACCAAGGGCGCCATCGAAGGCGTGGCCGGCCCCGAGGCCGCCAACAACGCCACCGTGACCGCCGCGCTGATCCCGCTGCTGACCCTGGGCATTCCCACCAGCAACACCACGGCCGTGCTGCTGGGCGCGTTCCAGAACTACGGCATCAACCCCGGCCCGCAGCTGTTCAGCTCCTCCGCGGCCCTGGTCTGGGCGCTGATCGCCTCGCTGTACATCGGCAACCTGATGCTGCTGGTACTGAACCTGCCCATGGTGGGCCTGTGGGTCAAGCTGCTCAAGATCCCGCGTCCCCAGCTGTACGCCGGCATCCTGATCTTCGCCACGGTCGGTGCCTACGGCATGCGCCAGAGCGCGTTCGACCTGTTCCTGCTGTACGGCATCGGCGTGCTGGGCGTGGTCATGCGCCGCTTCGACTTCCCCACCGCGCCCGTCGTGGTGGGCATGATCCTGGGCCCCCTGGCCGAGGCGCAGATGCGCAATGCCGTGTCCATCGGCGAAGGCAGCTGGTGGATCTTCCTGCAGCGCCCCATGTCGCTGACGCTGATCATCATCGTGGCCTGCGTGCTCATCGTGCCGCGCGTGCTCAAGCGCCTGCAGCCCAAGCCGTCGCCGGAGGCGGCAGCCGGCTGA
- a CDS encoding tripartite tricarboxylate transporter TctB family protein translates to MSESSQPHSLAPDATQADAPGGFPSVRAQTLVGAGVLLVAAGLAFGALQIPSDSGYGGVGPNFLPWLCAAVLAVCGAWLVWEARTGGYREASAPGGHPRADIGAFVWVSAGLLVNAALIATVGFIVSCTICYVLAVQGLRRAGGQTQAGAPITWAKDVFTGLVISAPVFWAFTQFLAINLPGLTETGWL, encoded by the coding sequence ATGTCCGAGTCCTCACAACCCCATTCCCTTGCCCCGGATGCCACCCAGGCCGATGCGCCCGGCGGCTTTCCCTCGGTGCGCGCGCAGACCCTCGTCGGAGCCGGCGTGCTGCTGGTCGCCGCAGGCCTGGCCTTCGGCGCTCTGCAGATTCCGTCCGACTCCGGCTACGGCGGCGTCGGCCCCAATTTCCTGCCCTGGCTGTGTGCCGCGGTGCTCGCGGTCTGCGGCGCCTGGCTGGTCTGGGAGGCGCGCACGGGCGGCTACCGCGAGGCCTCCGCTCCCGGCGGCCACCCGCGCGCCGACATCGGCGCCTTCGTCTGGGTGTCGGCCGGCCTGCTGGTCAATGCCGCGCTGATCGCCACCGTGGGCTTCATCGTCAGCTGCACCATCTGCTATGTGCTGGCCGTGCAGGGCCTGCGCCGCGCCGGCGGCCAGACGCAGGCAGGCGCGCCCATCACCTGGGCCAAGGACGTGTTCACCGGACTGGTGATCTCGGCGCCCGTGTTCTGGGCATTCACGCAATTCCTGGCGATCAACCTGCCAGGCCTGACCGAGACGGGGTGGCTGTAA
- a CDS encoding uracil-xanthine permease family protein, with translation MTEPTSSYEGRLIARPDDRVTLSQALLLGLQHVMAMDVYVVPFIIASALALSQVDAASMIQSTFLAAGLGTLIQTAWCMRMPVAQGPSYIPLGAILAVAFGAGGGFGGMGSVYGALIPGALIVIALGALGWFHRVIRWLVPPIVGGTIILVVGLSLLPIALSANVFSVHGGMTVNQSIALASVSAALLIAAMMLGLRFDNRLGRWMRLSSVIIALAGGTAVAWAMGLFTWQPVADAPWLTLPKLAGIDYPLQFSLPAVLTFVVIYLVVMAETTGTWFAVSAVINQPITSRQLDRGAVGEGLSCSLAALIGATPVTGYSTNAGVISITGVASRMVFVAAGLVLACLGFLGKFSALIAAIPSPVIGGMFAVVCVTIAMAGIRILRHVRLDERAMLVVGVPIICSFFATLAPKEWVQTLPAMLQYLLGSAVTVGAMAAMVMNLILPKAQDDDAPARDQVV, from the coding sequence ATGACCGAACCGACTTCCTCCTACGAAGGGCGCCTGATCGCCCGTCCCGACGACCGCGTCACGCTCTCGCAGGCCCTGTTGCTGGGCCTCCAGCATGTGATGGCGATGGACGTCTATGTCGTGCCCTTCATCATCGCCTCGGCCCTGGCGCTGTCGCAGGTCGATGCGGCGTCCATGATCCAGTCCACCTTCCTGGCGGCTGGACTGGGCACGCTGATCCAGACGGCCTGGTGCATGCGCATGCCGGTGGCCCAGGGGCCTTCCTATATTCCACTGGGCGCCATCCTGGCCGTGGCCTTTGGCGCGGGCGGGGGCTTCGGCGGCATGGGCTCCGTCTATGGCGCCTTGATCCCGGGGGCCCTGATCGTCATCGCACTGGGTGCGCTGGGCTGGTTCCATCGCGTGATCCGCTGGCTGGTGCCGCCCATCGTCGGTGGCACCATCATCCTGGTGGTGGGTCTGTCGCTGCTGCCCATCGCGCTGAGCGCCAATGTGTTCTCGGTGCATGGCGGCATGACGGTCAACCAGTCCATCGCGCTGGCCTCGGTATCGGCGGCGCTGCTGATCGCGGCCATGATGCTGGGCCTGCGCTTTGACAATCGCCTGGGCCGCTGGATGCGCCTGTCGTCCGTGATCATCGCCCTGGCCGGCGGCACGGCCGTGGCCTGGGCCATGGGCCTGTTCACCTGGCAGCCGGTCGCCGATGCGCCCTGGCTGACCCTGCCCAAGCTGGCGGGTATCGACTACCCGCTGCAGTTCTCGCTGCCTGCCGTGCTGACCTTCGTGGTGATCTACCTGGTGGTGATGGCCGAGACCACGGGCACCTGGTTCGCGGTCTCGGCCGTGATCAACCAGCCCATCACCAGCCGCCAGCTGGACCGCGGCGCCGTGGGCGAGGGACTGAGCTGCAGCCTGGCGGCGCTGATCGGCGCCACGCCGGTCACCGGCTATTCAACCAATGCCGGCGTGATCTCGATCACGGGCGTGGCCAGCCGCATGGTCTTCGTCGCCGCCGGCCTGGTGCTGGCCTGCCTGGGTTTCCTGGGCAAGTTCTCGGCGCTGATCGCGGCCATTCCCTCGCCCGTGATCGGCGGCATGTTCGCCGTGGTCTGCGTGACCATTGCCATGGCCGGCATCCGCATCCTGCGCCACGTACGACTGGACGAGCGCGCCATGCTGGTGGTGGGCGTGCCCATCATCTGCTCGTTCTTCGCCACGCTGGCGCCCAAGGAGTGGGTCCAGACCCTGCCGGCCATGCTGCAGTACCTGCTGGGCTCGGCCGTGACCGTGGGCGCCATGGCTGCCATGGTGATGAACCTCATCCTTCCGAAAGCACAGGACGACGACGCGCCCGCGCGGGACCAGGTGGTCTGA
- a CDS encoding TetR/AcrR family transcriptional regulator — translation MKPPEPPATRGRPRTITRERIAQAGMDIGLPDITFVGVAAALGVSHMALYKHVPSLDELKRLVAEEIFTRWQIPQAGGAGRAGLPDYMKVFTNSVREFVRRHPGVTPYVIRRLAATQPMLDKIVGHQRHIAQAYGLSEDQSRWLLATVTFHCMAVADTVYSVAGREPVVDADRAAEEAEMEVELDQGMQALVTGALAMLDR, via the coding sequence ATGAAGCCGCCCGAGCCGCCCGCGACGCGGGGCCGCCCCCGCACCATCACCCGCGAACGCATCGCACAGGCGGGCATGGACATCGGGCTGCCCGACATCACCTTCGTCGGCGTGGCCGCCGCGCTGGGCGTCAGCCACATGGCGCTCTACAAGCATGTGCCCAGCCTGGATGAGCTCAAGCGCCTGGTGGCCGAGGAAATCTTCACGCGCTGGCAGATTCCCCAGGCCGGTGGCGCCGGGCGCGCAGGCCTGCCGGACTACATGAAGGTCTTCACCAACTCCGTGCGCGAATTCGTCAGGAGGCACCCTGGCGTGACGCCCTATGTGATCCGCCGGCTGGCCGCCACCCAGCCCATGCTGGACAAGATCGTCGGCCACCAGCGGCACATCGCCCAGGCCTATGGACTGTCCGAAGACCAGTCGCGCTGGCTGCTGGCCACCGTGACCTTCCATTGCATGGCGGTAGCCGACACGGTGTATTCGGTGGCAGGACGCGAGCCTGTCGTGGACGCCGACCGCGCCGCCGAGGAGGCCGAGATGGAAGTGGAGCTGGACCAGGGCATGCAGGCCCTCGTCACGGGCGCGCTGGCGATGCTGGACAGGTGA
- a CDS encoding Bug family tripartite tricarboxylate transporter substrate binding protein encodes MRRDTFLKSLAALAAAGSLPLSAQAAVAVKMMLPANPGGGWDTTGRALGKALQDAAQASSVTYDNKGGAAGAIGLAQFVNGSKGDPNAMMVMGAVMLGGIITGKPPVNLSQATPLARLTSEYNVFVLPANSPYKSMAEVIAQLKKDPGSIKWGGGSRGSTEHIAAAMIAREVGVDPSKINYVAFRGGGEAISAILGGNVTVGGSGYSEFAEYIGTGKMKPIGVTSGQRLKGVDVPTLKEQGINVEIGNWRGVYGAPGISKAQRDALVAMIEKATKSKAWAEALQKNDWTPAWLAGDAFGEFVDQEFASLRATMVKSGMV; translated from the coding sequence ATGCGTCGCGATACCTTTCTGAAGTCGCTGGCGGCCCTGGCCGCTGCGGGCAGCCTGCCGCTGTCCGCGCAGGCCGCCGTAGCCGTCAAGATGATGCTGCCGGCCAACCCCGGCGGCGGCTGGGACACCACGGGCCGTGCCCTGGGCAAGGCTTTGCAGGACGCGGCGCAGGCTTCTTCGGTCACCTATGACAACAAGGGCGGTGCGGCAGGCGCCATCGGCCTGGCGCAGTTCGTCAACGGCAGCAAGGGCGATCCCAACGCCATGATGGTGATGGGCGCCGTGATGCTGGGCGGCATCATCACCGGCAAGCCCCCGGTCAACCTGAGCCAGGCCACGCCGCTGGCGCGCCTGACCAGCGAATACAACGTCTTCGTGCTGCCCGCCAACTCCCCCTACAAGAGCATGGCCGAGGTGATCGCCCAGCTCAAGAAGGACCCGGGCTCCATCAAGTGGGGCGGTGGCTCGCGCGGCTCCACCGAGCACATCGCGGCGGCCATGATTGCCCGCGAAGTCGGCGTCGACCCCTCCAAGATCAACTACGTGGCCTTCCGTGGGGGCGGCGAGGCCATCTCCGCCATCCTGGGTGGCAACGTCACCGTGGGCGGCAGCGGCTACAGCGAGTTCGCCGAGTACATCGGCACCGGCAAGATGAAGCCCATCGGCGTGACCTCGGGCCAGCGTCTGAAGGGCGTGGATGTTCCCACGCTCAAGGAGCAGGGCATCAACGTGGAGATCGGCAACTGGCGCGGCGTCTACGGCGCGCCCGGCATCTCCAAGGCCCAGCGCGATGCGCTGGTGGCCATGATCGAAAAGGCCACCAAGAGCAAGGCCTGGGCCGAAGCCCTGCAGAAGAACGACTGGACGCCCGCATGGCTGGCCGGCGATGCCTTCGGCGAGTTCGTGGACCAGGAGTTCGCGAGCCTGCGCGCCACCATGGTCAAGTCCGGCATGGTGTGA